Genomic segment of Myxococcus stipitatus:
CTCGTCCCGCACCAGCCCGAGCAGCACCGTCTCGCTCCCCGCCCAGCGCTGGCGCAGGAAGAGCGCGTCCATCAGCTGCGAGGCCTGGACGATGCGCGCCAGGGCGCGGCGCTCGTTGTCGGGAAGGGGCTTCAGGTCCACGCTCAGCTCCACCGGGGCGAAGCGCGCGGTGAGGCGCTGGAGCTCGGCGGCGTCGGGCAGCGCGGCGGGGGCTTTCTGCTCGGCCAGGGCGGGGCCGGACAGCAACATCGCCCCCAACAGGGAGAAGAGGGTTCGGTTCATGCCCCTTCCCTACTCCAACCTCGCGCGTCCTCCCAGCGCCCGTGCTCGTGCGGACATCGGAACATTCCAACCGGGACGGTTTGGCGGCGCGCGGCACGGCTCGCTGACAACATGCGGCGGCCTGGATTTCCCAGGGAACGAAGGCTCAGGTGCCCTGTGACAGGGCACGCGGGGGGCAACCCATGACGACTCGAACCGGTACTCCAGCCCGATGGAGCGTGCTGCTGGTGGCGCTGACGGCGGTGCTCACCTCCACCTCCGCGCTCGCCGCGGACGAGGTGCGCCTGCTCAAGGCGGTGAGCACGGTGTCCAGCTACCGCGGCAACACGTGGCAGGACGTCACCTACCTGCTGGTGGTGAAGAACCTGGCCTACGAGAAGCAGGTCGTCATCCATGACAAGCAGCCGGATGGCTCATGGCTGGACTTGTCCGCCAGCTACGCGGGCGGCGCGGGCCCGGGCCAGGAGCTGTGGAAGGTGACGCGGCAGTACCAGAGCTGGGGCACGGCGCCTCAGCCGACGCGCGACCTGGAGTTCGTCGCGCGGCTCACGGTGAATGGGCAGACGTATTGGGACAACAACGCGGGCGCCAACTACCACCTGGGCCGCGCGGACGGGCCGCTCCTGCCTCGGGTGAACGTGCTGGTGGCGACCAGCGTCTGGCAGTCCAACGGCGACGTGGACATCGGTATCGACGTGAAGAACCTCGCCTATTCCAAGAGCGTCACTGTCGTCTACAGCACGGACGACTGGGCGACGTCGCACGAGGTCGCCGCCTCCTTCGTCCCGGGCTACTCCGCAGGTTATGCGTATGTCGCGAGTCCCAACGCGCAGAACGTGGAGCGGTGGCAGGCCCGCATCCCGCCCGGGTCCGGCACACCTCGCTACTACATCCGCTACCAGGTGGGCGGCCAGACGTACTGGGACAGCCACTTCGGCCAGAACTACCCACCCATCTACCCTCCCCTGTAACCCCAACGCAGGAAGGTCCTCGACAAGCCCGCTGGCATGGTTATGGGGAGACGACGCTTGCGCCCACCCGGGCGCCGGAGGCCTGAATACCCATGACCGTCGAAGCCGCCCCCCAGAGGGAAACCCATGCCTTCCAGGCGGAGATCAACCAGCTCCTGAGCCTGGTCATCAACTCGCTCTACAGCCACAAGGAGATCTTCCTGAGGGAGCTGGTGTCCAACGCCTCGGACGCGTTGGACAAGCTCCGCTTCCGGGCCATCACGGAGCCCGAGCTGCTCGCGGACGCCCCCGAGCTGGAGCTGCGCATCATCCCCGACGCCGACAAGGGCACCCTCACCATCGAGGACAGCGGCATCGGCATGTCGCACGACGAGCTGGTGAAGAACCTGGGCACCATCGCCCACTCCGGCTCGCGCGAGTTCATCCAGGCGATGACGCAGCGAGGGCAGAAGGACATGCAGCTCATCGGCCAGTTCGGCGTGGGCTTCTACAGCGCGTACCTCGTCGCGGACCGGGTGGAGGTCATCAGCCGCGCGGCGGGCAAGGACACCGCCGCGTGGAAGTGGACCTCGGAGGCCCACGGCACCTTCACCGTGGAGCCCGCCGAGCGCGCCACCCGAGGCACCTCCGTCATCCTCCACGTGAAGGAGGACCAGAAGGAGTTCCTGGACGAGTGGCGGCTGCGCTCGCTCATCACCCAGTACTCCGACTACGTCGGCCACCCCATCAAGCTCCAGGTGAAGAAGACCACCGGGACGGGCGACGACGCGAAGACGGAGACCGCGCTGGAGGTCGTGAACAAGGCCAGCGCGCTGTGGCAGCGCGCCAAGTCGGACATCACCGACGAGCAGTACCAGGAGTTCTACAAGCACCTGACGCACGACTGGGAAGCGCCGCTGGCGTGGACGCACTTCAAGGCGGACGGCCACCAGCAGTTCACCGGCCTGCTCTTCGTGCCCAAGCACCCGCCGTTCGACTTGAACGCGCAGCAGCAGCGCGGGGTGCGCCTGTTCGTCAAGCGCGTGTTCATCATGGACCGCTGCGAGGAGCTGGTGCCGCAGTGGCTGCGCTTCGTGCGCGGCGTCATCGACTCGGATGACCTGCCGCTCAACGTCTCGCGCGAGCTGCTCCAGGACTCGCAGGTGGTGCGCGCCATCCGCAAGCACGTGGTGAAGAAGTCCCTGGACCTCCTGG
This window contains:
- the htpG gene encoding molecular chaperone HtpG, with translation MTVEAAPQRETHAFQAEINQLLSLVINSLYSHKEIFLRELVSNASDALDKLRFRAITEPELLADAPELELRIIPDADKGTLTIEDSGIGMSHDELVKNLGTIAHSGSREFIQAMTQRGQKDMQLIGQFGVGFYSAYLVADRVEVISRAAGKDTAAWKWTSEAHGTFTVEPAERATRGTSVILHVKEDQKEFLDEWRLRSLITQYSDYVGHPIKLQVKKTTGTGDDAKTETALEVVNKASALWQRAKSDITDEQYQEFYKHLTHDWEAPLAWTHFKADGHQQFTGLLFVPKHPPFDLNAQQQRGVRLFVKRVFIMDRCEELVPQWLRFVRGVIDSDDLPLNVSRELLQDSQVVRAIRKHVVKKSLDLLEKMSKDKPEDYKEFWKSFGTVLKEGLATEAEHKDKLGGLLRYESSREEGLTSLADYVSRMKEGQEALYYMYGESRKAVEDSPHLEALKQRGYEVLFMTDPVDEWAAQGLREFQGKPLVSALQADLKLQATDEQKKEQEQSAEGLKGLTSRMKDVLQDSVREVRVTDRLTDSPVCLVVPEGGSPAYLERLLQQRGKGMPRVKRILEVNPKHPVIEHLKALHEKDPAQAQVAEWIELLHDQALLTEGSTISDPNRFARRLTTLLTQVAGMAASAPGASARPTS
- a CDS encoding endonuclease → MTTRTGTPARWSVLLVALTAVLTSTSALAADEVRLLKAVSTVSSYRGNTWQDVTYLLVVKNLAYEKQVVIHDKQPDGSWLDLSASYAGGAGPGQELWKVTRQYQSWGTAPQPTRDLEFVARLTVNGQTYWDNNAGANYHLGRADGPLLPRVNVLVATSVWQSNGDVDIGIDVKNLAYSKSVTVVYSTDDWATSHEVAASFVPGYSAGYAYVASPNAQNVERWQARIPPGSGTPRYYIRYQVGGQTYWDSHFGQNYPPIYPPL